A stretch of Usitatibacter palustris DNA encodes these proteins:
- a CDS encoding zinc-dependent peptidase yields the protein MLGWLRRRDPDRIASIDPDLWRRASAPWLFMRGLTPAERERLRALSEAFLANKHFSGTHDLEVTPAMQVAIAAQACILVLELGIEWYDGWSEVIVYPSQFAPEREEMDEDGVVHLTRDPMAGEAWLGGPVILSYEDVAMAGDEEVRVAGYNVVIHEFAHKLDMRQGDPNGFPPLHAGMAVAAWRKAFSAAYDDFCARVDEADALAEEDDGEALDTLPIDPYASENPAEFFAVISEAFFETPELLAPEYPAVYEQLRLFYRQDPLARLHCEQSISKGSSSSPSSS from the coding sequence ATGCTCGGCTGGCTTCGCCGCCGCGATCCGGATCGCATCGCCTCGATCGATCCGGACCTGTGGCGCCGCGCCAGCGCGCCGTGGCTCTTCATGCGCGGGCTCACGCCCGCCGAACGCGAGCGCCTTCGCGCGCTGAGCGAAGCGTTCCTCGCGAACAAGCACTTCTCCGGGACGCACGATCTCGAGGTCACGCCGGCAATGCAGGTGGCGATCGCCGCGCAGGCGTGCATCCTCGTCCTCGAGCTGGGCATCGAGTGGTATGACGGCTGGAGCGAGGTGATCGTCTACCCGAGCCAGTTCGCGCCCGAACGCGAGGAAATGGATGAAGACGGCGTCGTGCATCTCACGCGCGACCCGATGGCGGGCGAAGCGTGGCTCGGCGGCCCGGTGATCCTCTCGTACGAAGATGTCGCGATGGCGGGCGACGAGGAAGTGCGAGTCGCGGGCTACAACGTCGTCATCCACGAATTCGCGCACAAGCTCGATATGCGCCAGGGGGACCCCAACGGATTCCCGCCGCTACACGCCGGCATGGCCGTCGCGGCATGGCGCAAGGCGTTCAGCGCGGCCTACGACGATTTCTGCGCACGCGTGGACGAAGCCGACGCGCTCGCCGAAGAGGACGACGGCGAAGCGCTCGATACGCTGCCCATCGATCCCTACGCCTCGGAGAATCCCGCGGAGTTCTTCGCCGTGATCTCGGAAGCGTTCTTCGAAACGCCCGAGCTGCTCGCGCCCGAGTATCCGGCGGTGTACGAGCAGCTCAGGCTTTTCTACCGGCAGGACCCGCTAGCGCGGCTCCATTGCGAGCAATCTATTTCGAAGGGCTCTTCTTCTTCGCCGTCGTCTTCCTGA
- a CDS encoding P-II family nitrogen regulator — MKKIEAIVKPFKLDEVREALSEIGVTGLTVTEVKGFGRQKGHTELYRGAEYVVDFLPKVKVEVVVADSLVEKAMEAIIKAARTGKIGDGKIFVMDVGQVVRIRTGETGEDAV; from the coding sequence ATGAAAAAAATCGAAGCGATCGTGAAGCCCTTCAAGCTCGACGAGGTGCGCGAAGCGCTCTCCGAGATCGGCGTGACGGGGCTCACCGTCACCGAGGTCAAGGGCTTCGGTCGCCAGAAGGGCCACACCGAGCTCTATCGCGGCGCCGAATACGTCGTCGATTTCCTGCCGAAGGTGAAGGTCGAGGTCGTGGTCGCGGACTCGCTCGTCGAAAAGGCGATGGAGGCGATCATCAAGGCCGCGCGCACCGGCAAGATCGGCGACGGCAAGATCTTCGTCATGGACGTGGGGCAGGTGGTCCGGATTCGCACCGGCGAGACCGGCGAGGACGCTGTCTAA